A single Nostoc sp. PCC 7107 DNA region contains:
- a CDS encoding DUF655 domain-containing protein codes for MPIFRQPSYFWLFTLIFVTTACQQPKSSHQSLSPLPQDPLVQVYLNHSESSEYQESYRQQTRLGDDLEKIIVDAISQAKSTVDVAVQELRLPKVAQALVARQKAGVKVRLILENNYSRPWSSFTSDEIKKLAPREREKYNEFYQFIDLNKDNKLSAEEINQRDALVIVQNAKIPWIDDQADGSAGSSLMHHKFVIVDNRIVIVTSANFTLSDTSGDFTSRTSLGNANNLLKIDSPELASVFTQEFNIMWGDGAGGKPDSLFGLKKPLRSPKQITLGASKITVQFSPASPTQPWSKTSNGLIGEHLNSATKSIDLALFVFSEQQLANILEQRHQQSVGIRALIDAQFSYRFYSEALDMMGVALSNKCKYEIDNKPWSNPITSVGVPVLAKGDLLHHKFAVIDNQIVITGSHNWSDAANSGNDETLIVIENPTIAAHYVREFDRLYAKAQIGLPSEMQAKIPAETKKCPQIVAPTSSQNQLTQKVNLNTATLEELVILPGVGKKLAQRIIIARQQQKFTSLQDLERIPGVSAKMLDKWRDYVSL; via the coding sequence GTGCCAATTTTTCGCCAACCCAGTTATTTTTGGCTATTTACCTTAATATTTGTTACTACTGCTTGTCAACAACCTAAATCATCTCATCAGAGTTTATCGCCTTTACCTCAAGATCCATTAGTTCAAGTCTATTTAAATCATTCTGAATCTTCAGAATATCAGGAATCTTACCGTCAGCAAACTCGACTAGGAGATGACTTAGAAAAAATCATTGTTGATGCTATTTCTCAGGCGAAATCTACAGTAGATGTAGCTGTGCAAGAATTACGCTTACCCAAGGTTGCCCAAGCATTAGTAGCCCGACAAAAAGCTGGGGTGAAAGTTAGATTAATTTTAGAAAATAATTATAGTCGTCCTTGGAGTAGTTTTACATCAGATGAAATCAAAAAACTAGCACCAAGAGAGCGAGAAAAATACAATGAATTCTATCAATTTATTGATTTAAATAAAGATAACAAACTCAGCGCAGAAGAAATTAATCAAAGAGACGCATTAGTAATTGTCCAAAATGCCAAAATTCCCTGGATAGATGATCAAGCTGATGGTTCCGCAGGGAGTAGTTTGATGCACCACAAATTTGTGATTGTGGATAATCGCATTGTAATTGTGACTTCAGCTAATTTTACCCTCAGTGATACTTCAGGCGATTTTACCAGTCGCACCAGTTTAGGTAATGCTAATAATTTACTGAAAATTGATAGTCCAGAATTAGCATCTGTGTTTACTCAAGAATTTAATATTATGTGGGGTGATGGCGCTGGAGGTAAGCCAGATAGCCTATTCGGTTTGAAAAAACCACTGCGTTCTCCCAAACAAATTACTTTGGGTGCAAGTAAAATTACAGTCCAGTTTTCTCCAGCTTCTCCCACTCAACCTTGGAGTAAAACTAGTAATGGTTTAATTGGTGAACATTTAAATTCTGCTACTAAATCTATTGATTTGGCATTATTTGTATTTTCCGAACAGCAACTTGCCAATATTTTAGAACAACGTCATCAGCAAAGTGTAGGTATTCGCGCTTTGATTGATGCTCAATTTTCCTATCGTTTCTATAGCGAAGCTTTGGATATGATGGGAGTTGCGTTGAGTAATAAATGCAAGTATGAAATTGATAATAAACCTTGGTCGAATCCCATTACTAGTGTTGGTGTACCTGTGTTAGCCAAAGGGGATTTATTACATCATAAGTTTGCTGTAATTGATAACCAAATAGTTATAACAGGTTCGCACAATTGGTCAGATGCAGCTAACAGTGGTAATGATGAAACATTGATAGTCATTGAAAATCCTACCATTGCGGCTCATTATGTGCGGGAATTTGACCGTCTTTATGCCAAAGCTCAAATTGGTTTACCATCAGAAATGCAGGCAAAAATTCCAGCAGAGACGAAAAAATGTCCTCAGATAGTTGCACCAACATCGAGTCAAAATCAACTCACTCAAAAAGTTAATCTCAATACAGCTACTCTGGAAGAATTAGTCATTCTTCCAGGTGTGGGTAAGAAGTTAGCACAGAGGATAATTATTGCGCGTCAACAACAAAAATTTACATCCCTACAAGATTTAGAACGTATTCCCGGTGTGAGCGCAAAGATGCTAGATAAATGGCGTGATTATGTAAGCTTGTAA
- a CDS encoding ChaB family protein, with amino-acid sequence MPYNKIEELPQDIQQKLPQHAQQIFFAAFNASQSDGLSEEGATNVAWNSVRNEYEQGQNGEWHRKSEDTAVHNKAVTSGGN; translated from the coding sequence ATGCCTTATAACAAAATAGAAGAATTACCCCAAGATATTCAACAAAAACTGCCTCAACACGCCCAACAAATTTTCTTTGCTGCTTTTAATGCTTCCCAAAGCGATGGTTTAAGTGAAGAAGGTGCGACTAATGTTGCTTGGAATAGTGTAAGAAACGAATACGAACAAGGCCAAAATGGTGAATGGCACAGAAAGTCTGAAGATACAGCCGTACACAATAAAGCAGTAACTTCTGGTGGGAATTAA
- a CDS encoding NAD(P)/FAD-dependent oxidoreductase gives MTKQTHRILILGGGFGGLYTALRLSQLPWESQQKPEIVLVDQSDRFLFSPLLYELLTGELQTWEIAPPFAELLQGTGVRFYQALVSGIDTDQQRVQLQDGPEIAYDRLVLALGGETPLDMVPGATSYALPFRTINDAYRLEQRLQILQESDADKMRIAIVGAGYSGVELACKLADRLGEKGRLRLIEISDQILRTSPEFNRETAKKALDARGVFIDLETKVESIGADTISLEYKNQIDTIPVDLVLWTVGTQVVPVVRNLPFKQNQRHQITTTSTLQVLDHPEIFALGDLADCRDAEDQQIPATAQAAFQQADYTAWNIWASLSDRPLLPFRYQKLGEMMALGVDNATLTGLGVKLDGSLGYVARRLAYLYRMPTLEHQLKVGFNWLVRPIIETISQSI, from the coding sequence ATGACTAAACAAACTCACAGAATTTTAATCCTTGGTGGAGGCTTTGGTGGTCTCTACACTGCGTTGCGCTTAAGCCAGTTACCTTGGGAATCTCAGCAAAAACCCGAAATTGTACTGGTAGATCAAAGCGATCGCTTTCTATTTTCCCCTTTACTCTACGAATTGCTTACAGGTGAACTGCAAACTTGGGAAATTGCCCCTCCCTTCGCCGAACTCCTCCAAGGCACAGGTGTACGCTTTTACCAAGCATTAGTATCAGGTATTGATACCGACCAACAACGAGTACAATTACAAGATGGGCCAGAAATTGCCTACGATCGCTTAGTGCTGGCTTTAGGTGGAGAAACACCACTAGATATGGTTCCTGGTGCAACTTCCTACGCCCTCCCTTTCCGCACCATCAATGATGCTTACCGTCTGGAACAACGACTGCAAATTTTGCAAGAATCCGATGCTGATAAAATGCGGATAGCGATCGTTGGTGCTGGTTACAGTGGCGTGGAACTCGCTTGTAAATTAGCCGACAGGCTAGGCGAAAAAGGACGTTTGCGGTTAATTGAAATCAGTGATCAAATTTTACGCACCTCACCAGAGTTTAACCGTGAAACTGCCAAAAAAGCTTTAGATGCACGGGGTGTATTTATTGATTTAGAAACCAAAGTTGAATCAATTGGTGCAGATACCATTTCCCTAGAATACAAAAATCAGATTGATACAATTCCTGTAGATTTAGTCCTTTGGACTGTAGGTACACAAGTAGTGCCTGTAGTGAGAAACTTACCTTTCAAGCAAAACCAGCGCCATCAAATCACTACCACATCTACCCTACAAGTTCTTGACCACCCAGAAATTTTTGCCTTGGGAGATTTAGCCGACTGTCGTGATGCGGAAGATCAACAAATTCCCGCCACAGCCCAAGCAGCATTTCAACAAGCTGATTATACGGCGTGGAATATCTGGGCTTCTTTGAGCGATCGCCCATTGTTACCCTTCCGCTATCAAAAACTAGGGGAAATGATGGCACTCGGTGTAGACAATGCCACTCTGACTGGTTTAGGAGTCAAACTCGACGGTTCTCTAGGATATGTTGCGCGTCGTTTAGCCTATTTGTATCGGATGCCAACTTTAGAACATCAACTCAAAGTTGGTTTTAATTGGCTCGTCCGTCCTATTATAGAGACAATTTCTCAGTCAATCTAA
- a CDS encoding HAD family hydrolase, producing MERPKVIFLDAVGTIFGVKGSVGEVYSQIAKEFGVEVSAARLNQAFIQSFKAAPPPIFLDAEPADIPQREFDWWRIIALNTFEAAGFLQHFSDFSAFFSELYIHFGTAEPWFIYADVLPSLVNWRHLGIELGIISNFDSRIYSVLQSLGISDYFTSVTISTQARAAKPDTQIFAVALEKHDCLPEAAWHIGDSIIEDYQGAKAAGMRGIWINRDKK from the coding sequence ATGGAACGACCGAAAGTTATTTTTCTGGATGCAGTCGGCACGATATTCGGCGTAAAAGGCAGTGTGGGCGAAGTATATAGTCAGATAGCCAAAGAATTTGGTGTAGAGGTTTCTGCCGCCAGATTAAATCAAGCTTTCATCCAAAGTTTTAAAGCTGCACCACCGCCGATATTCTTAGATGCCGAACCAGCAGATATACCTCAACGCGAATTTGATTGGTGGCGGATAATTGCCCTCAATACCTTTGAGGCGGCTGGCTTTCTCCAGCATTTTTCTGACTTTTCGGCTTTTTTTAGCGAACTTTACATTCACTTTGGTACGGCTGAACCTTGGTTTATCTATGCTGATGTTTTACCTTCGCTGGTGAACTGGCGGCATTTGGGTATTGAATTAGGAATTATCTCTAACTTTGATTCTCGAATTTATTCAGTTTTACAAAGTTTAGGTATTAGTGATTACTTCACTTCGGTGACAATTTCTACTCAAGCCCGTGCGGCTAAACCTGATACCCAAATTTTTGCCGTTGCATTAGAAAAACACGATTGTTTGCCAGAAGCTGCATGGCATATTGGTGACAGCATTATCGAAGATTATCAAGGCGCGAAAGCTGCGGGAATGCGAGGGATTTGGATAAATCGGGATAAAAAATAG
- a CDS encoding XisH protein: MSARDKFHNAVKQGLEKEGRVITHEPFPLMIEHGEEDKISIDLGAINALTEKSKVREFLTFDLILPLHFSLKP; this comes from the coding sequence ATGTCTGCTAGAGACAAATTTCATAACGCTGTCAAACAAGGCTTAGAAAAAGAAGGACGGGTAATTACTCATGAGCCATTCCCATTAATGATTGAACATGGTGAGGAGGATAAAATTTCGATAGATTTAGGAGCAATTAACGCCCTTACGGAAAAGTCAAAAGTCAGAGAATTTTTGACTTTTGACTTGATTCTACCCCTACACTTTTCTCTCAAGCCTTAA
- a CDS encoding NUDIX hydrolase translates to MPLGRELPQLLKQRLFHKGRKFDFEVNRLRLPNKSEGEWECIRHPGGALAVPVTNEGKLVLVRQYRFAVQGRILEFPAGTLERNEDPQATVKREIEEETGYSAQKWRKLGEFFLAPGYSDEIIYAFLAQDLEKLETPPKQDEDEDIETVLMTPEELEAAILQGEPVDAKSIASFFLARPFL, encoded by the coding sequence ATGCCATTAGGTAGAGAATTACCGCAGTTATTAAAACAACGTCTGTTTCATAAAGGACGTAAATTTGATTTTGAAGTCAATCGCTTGCGTTTACCCAACAAATCGGAAGGCGAATGGGAATGTATTCGTCACCCAGGTGGGGCTTTAGCTGTGCCTGTGACCAATGAAGGAAAACTGGTACTCGTGCGTCAGTATCGCTTCGCAGTTCAAGGCAGAATCTTAGAATTTCCCGCGGGTACTTTAGAACGCAATGAAGATCCGCAAGCAACAGTCAAGCGGGAAATTGAGGAAGAAACAGGCTACAGCGCCCAAAAATGGCGCAAACTAGGAGAATTTTTCCTTGCGCCTGGCTATTCTGATGAAATTATTTATGCTTTTCTCGCCCAAGACTTAGAAAAGCTAGAAACACCACCCAAACAAGACGAAGACGAAGACATTGAAACGGTTCTTATGACACCAGAGGAACTGGAAGCCGCAATTTTACAAGGCGAACCAGTAGATGCTAAATCAATCGCCAGCTTTTTCTTAGCACGTCCTTTTTTGTAG
- the folK gene encoding 2-amino-4-hydroxy-6-hydroxymethyldihydropteridine diphosphokinase — translation MRIAVALGSNLGDSQKILAAAIAQLSFIPTMQLEATSSWYRTKAVGPPQPDYINGCVIMQVDMTPQVLLETLLATEQQFGRVRQERWGPRSLDLDLLLYDQAILDTPNLQIPHPRMRERAFVLVPLAEIAPDWIEPISGYTIKQLVKDVDCSDVHLLTSNSSHYQ, via the coding sequence GTGCGGATAGCTGTAGCACTTGGTAGTAATCTCGGTGATTCTCAAAAAATTTTAGCAGCAGCGATCGCCCAGTTAAGCTTTATACCGACAATGCAATTAGAAGCAACATCCAGTTGGTATAGAACCAAAGCAGTTGGGCCACCGCAGCCAGATTACATTAACGGCTGCGTCATCATGCAAGTAGACATGACACCACAGGTATTGCTAGAAACCTTATTAGCCACAGAACAGCAATTTGGACGAGTGCGCCAAGAAAGGTGGGGGCCGCGATCGCTTGATTTAGACTTGTTGTTGTACGATCAAGCAATTCTCGACACACCAAACCTGCAAATCCCCCACCCCCGGATGCGCGAGCGAGCATTTGTTTTAGTTCCCCTAGCCGAAATTGCCCCAGATTGGATCGAGCCAATTTCCGGATACACGATCAAACAGTTGGTAAAAGATGTAGACTGTTCTGATGTACATTTACTGACGAGCAATTCAAGTCACTACCAATAA